A stretch of Rhizobium sp. TH2 DNA encodes these proteins:
- a CDS encoding aspartate aminotransferase family protein translates to MSETSVALSNLGAIDAAHHIHPFSNMTKLNEGGSRIIERAEGSTIWDSKGKKYLDAFAGLWCVNIGYGRKEIAEAVAAQMNELPYYNLFFGTTTPPAALLAQKITSHTDGKLNKVFFTGSGSEATDTWFRMARVYWAAKGMPSKKQIIARKNGYHGSTVAGASLGGMKYMHEQGALPIEGIHHIGQPHWYAEGGDMTPDEFALNVARELEAKIDELGEENVAAFVAEPIQGAGGVIVPPDSYWPEIVRICKARNILLVADEVICGFGRTGNWFGHQHYGFVPDMAPVAKGLSSGYLPIGGVLVSDHVAEVIMADDFNHGYTYSGHPVCAVAALENLRIIEEEKLVERVRDDIGPYLAKGLATLLDHDMVGDVQSVGLMAAVQMAKNKKTRERFEKPDDVGTLVRNKCVDAGLIMRATGDRMLASPPLIITHEEVDFMIRTLRGALDAAWMEMK, encoded by the coding sequence ATGTCAGAAACGTCCGTCGCCCTGTCCAATCTCGGCGCCATCGATGCGGCCCATCATATCCATCCGTTCAGCAACATGACAAAGCTGAACGAGGGCGGCAGCCGTATCATCGAGCGCGCCGAAGGCTCGACGATCTGGGATTCGAAGGGCAAGAAATATCTCGATGCCTTCGCCGGACTCTGGTGCGTCAATATCGGCTATGGCCGCAAGGAAATCGCCGAGGCTGTGGCGGCGCAGATGAACGAACTGCCCTATTACAACCTGTTCTTCGGCACGACTACGCCGCCGGCAGCACTGCTGGCGCAGAAGATCACGTCGCATACCGATGGCAAGCTCAACAAGGTGTTCTTCACCGGTTCCGGTTCGGAGGCGACCGACACGTGGTTCCGCATGGCGCGCGTCTATTGGGCGGCGAAGGGCATGCCGTCGAAGAAGCAGATCATCGCACGCAAGAACGGCTATCACGGCTCGACCGTCGCCGGCGCCAGCCTCGGCGGCATGAAATACATGCACGAGCAGGGCGCGCTGCCGATCGAAGGCATTCATCACATCGGCCAGCCGCACTGGTATGCCGAGGGCGGCGACATGACGCCCGACGAGTTCGCCTTGAACGTGGCACGCGAGCTCGAAGCCAAGATTGATGAACTGGGCGAAGAGAATGTCGCCGCCTTCGTCGCCGAGCCGATCCAGGGTGCGGGCGGGGTGATCGTGCCGCCGGACAGCTACTGGCCGGAGATCGTCCGGATCTGCAAGGCGCGCAACATATTGCTTGTCGCCGACGAGGTGATCTGCGGTTTCGGCCGCACGGGCAACTGGTTCGGCCACCAGCATTACGGCTTCGTGCCCGATATGGCGCCGGTCGCCAAGGGCCTGTCCTCGGGCTACCTGCCGATCGGCGGCGTGCTGGTCAGCGATCACGTAGCCGAAGTCATCATGGCCGACGATTTCAACCACGGCTACACCTATTCCGGCCATCCGGTCTGCGCCGTGGCGGCGCTCGAAAACCTTCGTATCATCGAGGAAGAAAAGCTGGTCGAGCGCGTGCGCGACGATATCGGACCCTATCTCGCCAAGGGGCTGGCCACTCTGCTCGATCACGACATGGTCGGCGACGTGCAGTCGGTCGGCCTGATGGCGGCCGTGCAGATGGCCAAGAACAAGAAGACGCGAGAGCGGTTCGAGAAGCCCGACGATGTCGGTACGCTGGTGCGCAACAAATGCGTCGACGCGGGGCTGATCATGCGCGCGACGGGCGACCGGATGCTGGCCTCGCCGCCGCTCATCATCACCCATGAGGAAGTTGATTTCATGATCAGGACGCTGCGCGGCGCGTTGGATGCGGCGTGGATGGAGATGAAGTAG
- a CDS encoding ABC transporter ATP-binding protein, with the protein MTASHAIEIRGVSKFYGYGEHRIAAVSGANLAIRQNEFFTLLGPSGCGKTTLLRLIAGFEFPQEGELLLYGENIAAMPPYKRPVNTVFQSYALFPHMTVADNIGFGLKMLGKPKADVNARVAEMLKLVRMEQYAKRQTSQLSGGQQQRVALARALAPAPKVLLLDEPLSALDYKLRKEMQIELKRLQTETGITFVFVTHDQEEALTMSDRIAVMSSGNILQVGSPRDIYDTPANRFVADFIGETNFLKGKITDINNGIASLTLPAGAKLSALSPENAKSGDEITVMVRPEHARIASPARGEEPILSGSLTNIIYLGTDTYFNVKLADGEVFTIRQQNRPGEEGSQAVGDTAGITFPPGAIRVLRT; encoded by the coding sequence ATGACAGCGAGCCACGCGATTGAAATTCGCGGCGTATCGAAATTCTACGGCTATGGCGAACATCGTATCGCCGCCGTCAGCGGCGCCAATCTGGCCATCCGCCAGAATGAATTCTTCACCCTCCTCGGCCCCTCCGGTTGCGGCAAGACCACGCTTCTCCGCCTGATTGCCGGCTTCGAATTCCCTCAGGAGGGCGAACTGTTACTTTACGGCGAGAACATCGCCGCCATGCCGCCCTACAAGCGGCCGGTCAACACCGTCTTCCAGAGCTACGCGCTCTTCCCGCATATGACCGTCGCCGACAATATCGGCTTCGGGCTCAAGATGCTCGGCAAGCCGAAAGCGGATGTCAATGCCCGCGTGGCCGAGATGCTCAAGCTCGTTCGCATGGAACAATATGCCAAGCGCCAGACCAGCCAGCTCTCCGGCGGCCAGCAGCAGCGCGTCGCACTCGCCCGCGCGCTGGCACCGGCGCCGAAGGTGCTGCTACTCGACGAGCCACTGTCGGCGCTCGATTACAAGCTGCGCAAGGAAATGCAGATCGAGCTCAAGCGCCTGCAGACCGAGACCGGCATCACCTTCGTCTTCGTCACGCACGACCAGGAGGAAGCGCTCACCATGTCCGACCGCATCGCGGTCATGTCGTCGGGAAACATCCTCCAGGTCGGCAGCCCGCGCGACATCTACGATACGCCGGCCAACCGCTTCGTCGCCGATTTCATCGGCGAGACCAATTTCCTCAAAGGCAAGATCACCGATATCAACAACGGCATCGCCTCGCTCACGCTGCCGGCCGGCGCCAAGCTCTCCGCACTCTCACCGGAAAACGCGAAAAGCGGCGACGAAATCACTGTGATGGTGCGCCCGGAACATGCCCGAATTGCCAGCCCGGCACGCGGCGAAGAACCGATCCTTTCGGGTTCGCTTACCAATATCATTTATCTCGGCACCGACACCTATTTCAACGTCAAGCTCGCCGATGGCGAGGTCTTCACCATCCGCCAGCAGAACAGGCCGGGCGAAGAGGGTTCGCAGGCCGTGGGCGACACAGCCGGCATCACGTTCCCGCCGGGTGCCATCCGCGTGCTGAGGACATGA
- a CDS encoding glutamine synthetase family protein produces MNDNMKAETTLDASLPPRIEILLVDMNGRLRGKQLPLDAEKKVWSGATRLPASTQSLDIWGDDNDDLTGISLTLGDPDGAVIPDKRSHVAMPWAPAGSSQVLATMHTLEGERHFCDPRGMLARVLERYAERGLTPVVATELEFYVMDGKSRETGIPMPPSSLTCMGDKNGFQLYEMDAVDNMSEYLQTVRAYCNAMGLPADATTAEFGAGQFEINLNHRPDALAAADDCIYLKRVVEQAARKFCLKSTCMAKPYSDQAGSGLHVHASLIDRNGVNVLDAKGGYPVLLKSVTAGMLKTMREAQLIFAPFANSYRRFQPGSFAPVDVTWGFGNRGTAIRIPDKDGPAARVEHRVAGADANPYFLLAAMLGGMLLGLENTLDPGPDTNPTSGPEKPERLTHDFLTAVEEFAASEFIGDILGKQYQKLFADTKRKEAITFMRTVSDFDYRTYLPRI; encoded by the coding sequence ATGAACGACAATATGAAGGCCGAGACCACGCTCGACGCCTCCCTGCCCCCGCGCATCGAAATCCTGCTGGTCGACATGAACGGCCGCCTGCGCGGCAAACAACTGCCGCTCGATGCTGAAAAGAAGGTCTGGTCGGGCGCCACCCGCCTTCCCGCATCGACCCAGTCTCTCGATATCTGGGGTGACGACAACGACGACCTGACGGGCATTTCGCTGACGCTCGGCGATCCCGATGGAGCTGTGATCCCCGACAAGCGCAGCCACGTGGCCATGCCCTGGGCGCCGGCCGGCTCCAGCCAGGTGCTGGCGACCATGCATACACTGGAAGGCGAGCGCCATTTCTGCGATCCGCGCGGCATGCTCGCGCGCGTGCTGGAGCGCTATGCCGAACGCGGCCTGACGCCGGTCGTCGCCACCGAACTCGAATTCTACGTGATGGATGGCAAGAGCCGCGAGACCGGCATCCCAATGCCGCCCTCCTCGCTCACCTGCATGGGCGACAAGAACGGTTTCCAGCTCTACGAGATGGATGCCGTCGACAATATGAGCGAATACCTGCAGACCGTGCGCGCCTATTGCAACGCCATGGGCCTGCCCGCCGATGCGACGACGGCGGAATTCGGCGCCGGCCAGTTCGAGATCAATCTCAATCATCGGCCGGATGCGCTCGCCGCCGCCGATGATTGCATCTATCTCAAGCGCGTGGTCGAGCAGGCGGCGCGCAAGTTCTGTCTGAAATCCACCTGCATGGCCAAGCCCTATTCGGACCAGGCGGGCTCTGGCCTGCATGTTCATGCCAGCCTCATCGACAGGAACGGCGTCAATGTGCTCGATGCCAAGGGCGGCTATCCCGTTCTGCTGAAGTCGGTCACCGCGGGCATGCTGAAGACGATGCGCGAGGCCCAGTTGATCTTCGCACCCTTCGCCAATTCCTACCGCCGTTTCCAGCCCGGCTCGTTCGCACCGGTCGACGTGACCTGGGGCTTCGGCAATCGCGGCACCGCCATCCGCATTCCCGACAAGGATGGCCCCGCTGCCCGCGTCGAGCACCGCGTCGCCGGCGCCGATGCCAACCCCTATTTTCTGCTCGCCGCCATGCTCGGCGGCATGCTGCTCGGCCTCGAAAACACACTCGACCCCGGCCCGGACACCAACCCAACCAGCGGCCCGGAAAAGCCCGAGCGCCTGACACACGACTTTCTCACCGCGGTGGAAGAATTCGCCGCCTCGGAATTCATCGGCGACATTCTCGGCAAGCAGTACCAGAAGCTCTTTGCCGATACGAAGCGTAAGGAAGCAATTACCTTCATGCGGACGGTGTCGGATTTTGACTACCGTACATATTTGCCTAGAATTTGA
- a CDS encoding phosphodiesterase: MKFIHVTDLHLVPEGEVLWGLKPIETLDACLADIAKHHADASFVAITGDLAERGEIAAYKLLKQRLENFPLPVPLLLGNHDDRVNFKSVFSDAALDHGGFVQQVREEHGGVFLFLDTLKGPPSSAGLYTEERRQWLTQQLDKAGGRPVYLFMHHPPFFISHELMDRIMLDDPEEFAALLQGHDVRHIFFGHGHRAVSGVWRGISFSALPSLNHQLPLVEGSVETVYSHEPPAYAVVHVTGEGIIVHNDAFLDRKPAVMPADAERGTWF, translated from the coding sequence ATGAAATTCATCCACGTAACCGACCTGCATCTGGTGCCGGAAGGCGAGGTTCTCTGGGGTCTCAAGCCGATTGAAACGCTGGATGCCTGCCTTGCGGATATTGCGAAGCATCATGCCGATGCGTCCTTCGTGGCGATTACCGGAGACCTCGCGGAGCGGGGCGAGATCGCCGCTTATAAGCTTCTGAAACAGCGCCTGGAGAATTTTCCACTGCCCGTGCCGCTGCTGCTCGGCAATCACGATGACCGCGTCAATTTCAAGTCGGTTTTCTCGGACGCGGCGCTCGACCATGGCGGCTTCGTGCAGCAGGTGCGCGAAGAGCATGGTGGTGTGTTCCTGTTTCTCGATACGCTCAAAGGGCCGCCGTCCTCAGCTGGACTTTATACGGAAGAGCGCAGGCAATGGCTGACACAGCAGCTCGACAAAGCGGGTGGCAGGCCGGTCTATCTCTTCATGCATCATCCGCCGTTCTTCATCTCGCACGAACTGATGGACAGGATCATGCTGGACGATCCCGAAGAATTTGCCGCGTTGCTGCAGGGTCACGACGTCAGGCATATCTTCTTCGGCCATGGCCACCGGGCAGTCAGTGGCGTGTGGCGCGGCATCAGCTTTTCGGCGCTGCCGTCACTCAACCACCAGCTTCCGCTCGTGGAGGGTTCGGTGGAGACGGTCTATTCGCACGAGCCACCGGCCTATGCGGTGGTTCATGTGACGGGTGAAGGGATCATCGTGCATAACGACGCTTTCCTCGACCGCAAGCCGGCCGTCATGCCGGCCGATGCCGAACGCGGCACATGGTTTTGA
- a CDS encoding LacI family DNA-binding transcriptional regulator, with the protein MTKPPSLQDVARAAKLSPATVSRYLNGSLNLPQETSDRIDAAIAALNYRPNPHARSLSRGRSDTIGLVVPDVANPFFAKLAAAVEHHAGQAGLGLMLCTSVNRQSRELEYIERLRRNHVDGLLFTTNHQDENQALAHAINASRNIVIMNEDIEGTDVPKIFSDNVQGAHLAAEKFLEAGHRRVVFVGGHSNIMSSRERAQGFKQTIEAAGATLTGELFGHYTTAYGKQAMAEVLERFPDATAIFVGSDEITFGMMEEAKNRGLRLGEDISIITFDDVGPLALFDPPVTAIRQSVDEIGRIGFELLCKRMEGDMSAPRIRLPVTLMERGSVKRLR; encoded by the coding sequence ATGACGAAGCCACCGTCATTGCAGGATGTTGCGCGCGCGGCGAAGCTCTCGCCCGCCACCGTTTCGCGCTATCTCAACGGCTCGCTCAACCTGCCGCAGGAAACCTCAGACCGTATCGACGCAGCGATCGCCGCTCTCAATTACCGTCCCAACCCACACGCCCGCAGCCTCAGCCGTGGGCGCTCCGATACAATCGGCCTTGTCGTGCCGGATGTGGCCAACCCCTTCTTCGCCAAGCTCGCCGCCGCGGTCGAGCATCATGCCGGCCAGGCAGGTCTCGGTCTCATGCTCTGCACGAGCGTCAACCGCCAGAGCCGCGAGCTTGAATACATCGAACGCCTGAGGCGCAACCATGTCGATGGCCTGCTCTTCACCACCAATCACCAGGACGAGAATCAGGCGCTGGCCCACGCAATCAATGCAAGCCGGAACATCGTCATCATGAACGAGGATATCGAAGGCACCGACGTACCCAAAATCTTTTCCGACAATGTCCAGGGTGCGCATCTCGCAGCCGAAAAGTTTCTCGAAGCCGGGCATCGTCGCGTGGTGTTCGTCGGCGGGCACAGCAACATCATGAGCTCGCGCGAACGCGCACAGGGATTCAAGCAAACGATCGAAGCGGCAGGCGCCACGCTGACCGGCGAACTTTTCGGGCACTACACGACGGCCTACGGCAAGCAGGCGATGGCCGAAGTCCTCGAGCGGTTCCCCGATGCGACCGCCATCTTCGTCGGCAGTGACGAAATCACCTTTGGCATGATGGAAGAAGCCAAGAACCGGGGCCTGCGCCTGGGAGAGGATATCTCCATCATCACCTTCGACGATGTGGGGCCACTGGCGCTTTTCGATCCGCCAGTTACCGCTATCCGCCAATCCGTCGACGAGATCGGCCGGATCGGTTTCGAGCTGCTGTGCAAGCGCATGGAAGGCGACATGTCCGCACCCCGAATCCGGCTTCCGGTCACACTGATGGAGCGTGGTTCCGTGAAGCGGCTGCGCTAG
- a CDS encoding type II toxin-antitoxin system Phd/YefM family antitoxin, translating to MKSFSFSDLSRKSGDVLDAALAGPVSLVKRGKAKVVMLPLDEYQKLVDGNGGRQAFSIDTASDDDIATLVEGFQRILDDSERKRE from the coding sequence ATGAAGTCCTTTTCATTTTCCGATCTCAGTCGCAAGTCGGGCGATGTCCTCGACGCTGCGCTGGCGGGGCCTGTATCATTGGTAAAGCGCGGCAAGGCCAAAGTCGTGATGCTACCTCTTGATGAGTACCAGAAGCTCGTTGACGGCAACGGCGGGCGACAAGCATTCTCGATCGACACGGCATCGGATGATGACATCGCAACCTTGGTGGAGGGCTTCCAGAGAATCCTTGATGACTCGGAGCGGAAGAGGGAATGA
- a CDS encoding amidohydrolase — protein sequence MIHPLLITNARILTMDPANPRAEAILLRDGKIAAIGSRAEVEALKTTDTRVIDAGGNTVLPGLSENHLHLFSGSAELDHLHLSGIQGFDALKDAAQAYAARMPDEIVLFGQGADYTILGGGERVTRHHLDRIIPDRPFTIFAHDHHTAWANTKALELAGLLHGKELGPGNEVVMGEDGLANGELREMEAFGPIQFAAGFDRYRLGLATGGEPDPYPSGAEFEKDIAVMRRGLDYCARHGFTSLQCMDGNLYQLELLAEIEKRDGFLPLRVRIPFHLKNFMPLSMLEKASQMAEKYNSDFLSSGTVKMFYDGVLDSWTAIMVEPYANKPDSTGGDSLFTPDEMKAAAIEIDRRGLQVAVHAIGDGAVRAVLDGYEAAQKTNGTRDSRHRVEHIEVVHPADIHRFKDLDVIASMQPPHPPGAMGLPLEPTVSMIGRDRWPYAYAWRTLKDAGAHIPFASDWPVSPIDPMHGIQAAVTRQKWAETDPDQRFTLMEAIAAYTIEGAYAEFAEDRKGMLKPGYFADVTILDSDIEAVTPEDIHAIRPAGVICGGRVTFEH from the coding sequence ATGATCCATCCTCTCCTCATCACCAACGCCCGCATCCTCACCATGGACCCGGCCAATCCACGTGCCGAAGCGATACTGCTCAGGGACGGCAAAATCGCCGCGATCGGCAGCCGGGCGGAGGTCGAGGCGCTGAAGACGACCGACACGCGTGTCATCGATGCCGGCGGCAACACCGTCCTGCCCGGCCTCTCGGAAAACCATCTCCACTTGTTCTCCGGTTCGGCCGAACTCGATCATCTTCATCTCTCGGGCATCCAGGGCTTCGATGCACTGAAAGACGCCGCGCAGGCCTATGCCGCGCGTATGCCCGACGAGATCGTGCTGTTCGGCCAGGGCGCGGATTACACGATCCTCGGCGGGGGCGAGCGCGTCACCCGCCATCATCTCGACCGGATCATTCCGGATCGGCCTTTCACGATCTTCGCACACGATCATCACACCGCCTGGGCCAACACCAAGGCGCTGGAACTGGCCGGCCTTCTGCATGGCAAGGAGCTCGGCCCCGGCAACGAAGTGGTGATGGGCGAGGATGGCCTTGCCAATGGCGAACTCCGGGAAATGGAGGCCTTCGGGCCGATCCAGTTCGCCGCCGGCTTCGATCGCTATCGCCTCGGCCTCGCCACCGGCGGCGAGCCGGACCCTTACCCCAGCGGCGCCGAATTCGAAAAAGACATCGCCGTCATGCGCCGTGGTCTCGATTACTGCGCCCGCCACGGCTTCACATCGCTGCAATGCATGGACGGCAATCTCTACCAGCTCGAACTGCTCGCCGAGATCGAGAAGCGCGATGGCTTCCTGCCGCTTCGCGTCCGAATTCCCTTCCATCTCAAGAACTTCATGCCGCTGTCGATGCTGGAAAAGGCTTCCCAGATGGCCGAGAAATACAATTCGGATTTCTTGAGCTCCGGCACGGTCAAGATGTTCTATGACGGCGTGCTCGATAGCTGGACCGCAATCATGGTCGAGCCCTATGCGAACAAGCCCGATTCGACCGGCGGCGACAGCCTGTTCACGCCGGATGAGATGAAGGCGGCCGCGATCGAAATCGACCGGCGCGGCCTGCAGGTCGCCGTCCACGCCATCGGCGACGGCGCCGTCCGCGCGGTGCTGGATGGCTACGAGGCCGCGCAAAAGACGAATGGCACCCGCGACAGCCGCCATCGCGTCGAGCATATCGAGGTCGTCCACCCCGCCGACATCCATCGCTTCAAGGACCTCGACGTCATCGCCTCCATGCAGCCGCCGCACCCGCCCGGCGCCATGGGCCTGCCGCTCGAGCCGACCGTCTCGATGATCGGCCGCGACCGCTGGCCCTATGCCTATGCCTGGCGAACCCTGAAGGATGCCGGCGCACACATTCCCTTCGCCTCGGATTGGCCCGTCTCCCCAATCGATCCGATGCACGGCATCCAGGCCGCGGTGACGCGCCAGAAATGGGCCGAGACCGATCCGGACCAGCGCTTCACCCTGATGGAGGCCATCGCCGCCTACACGATCGAAGGCGCCTACGCCGAATTCGCCGAGGACCGGAAGGGCATGCTGAAGCCGGGCTATTTCGCCGATGTGACGATCCTCGACAGCGATATCGAAGCGGTCACGCCGGAAGATATCCATGCGATCCGGCCAGCCGGAGTCATCTGCGGTGGAAGGGTTACGTTCGAGCACTGA
- a CDS encoding glutamine amidotransferase: MGLKILLAGESWTSLGLHLKGFSIYTTGGYEEGGRPLIEALEKQGHAVTYIPNHLVPSQFPNSVDGLSGYDVIVLSDIGADTFLLHPDTLTKSLRRPNTLKVMAEYVANGGGLLMVGGFMSFSGFGGNACYHNTIFADVLPVKMLGHDDRVECPEGINPAVAGDHAILSGTGSAWPHFLGYQRLVAKDGAETLLTADADPFLVVGSHGKGRVGAFASDCSPHWGSPEFVGWEHYSRFWSQLAGWLAGKS; this comes from the coding sequence ATGGGGCTGAAAATTCTGCTTGCCGGCGAGTCCTGGACATCGCTCGGGCTGCATCTCAAGGGGTTCTCGATCTATACGACCGGAGGTTATGAGGAGGGTGGCAGGCCGTTGATCGAGGCGCTGGAAAAGCAAGGCCACGCGGTCACCTATATCCCCAATCATCTGGTGCCTTCGCAGTTTCCGAACAGCGTCGACGGATTGTCTGGCTATGACGTGATCGTGCTTTCCGATATCGGCGCGGATACGTTCCTGCTGCATCCCGATACGCTGACCAAGTCGCTCCGTCGCCCGAACACGCTGAAAGTCATGGCGGAATATGTCGCGAATGGCGGTGGGCTGCTGATGGTCGGCGGTTTCATGAGCTTTTCCGGCTTCGGCGGCAATGCCTGCTATCACAACACGATTTTCGCCGATGTGCTGCCGGTGAAGATGCTCGGTCATGACGATCGTGTGGAGTGCCCGGAGGGGATCAACCCGGCGGTTGCCGGGGATCATGCCATTCTCTCCGGCACGGGTTCGGCTTGGCCGCATTTCCTCGGCTACCAGCGGCTGGTCGCCAAGGACGGCGCTGAGACGCTGCTCACGGCGGATGCCGATCCGTTCCTCGTTGTCGGCTCCCATGGCAAGGGCCGGGTCGGCGCCTTCGCGTCGGATTGCTCGCCGCATTGGGGTTCGCCGGAATTCGTCGGCTGGGAGCATTATTCCCGCTTCTGGTCGCAATTGGCCGGGTGGCTGGCGGGCAAAAGCTAG
- a CDS encoding ABC transporter permease, protein MTPQQQIIEDEAKRDVRNRWLLSAPALLIVLLAATGPLLVVLVYSFLTPGPYGDVIWKGSTDGWVSVLLQRDIFDDTLSLADAHLSIFLRSLRLSVLTTVLALVLGFPTAYFIATRPQRTRELWVFLITIPFWTNLLIRTFAMLEIIRNQGLINTALIEVGVISSPIQMLFTDGAILAGMVYVYLPLMVLPLYASMEKLDFRLVEAGYDLYATPFQVLRKIIIPLVKPGMIAGSILVFIPSLGAYVTPSVLGGGKNMMLGNLIELQFGQGRNWPLGSAISITLMMIVMVALLFYVRNAGSGARSHG, encoded by the coding sequence ATGACGCCGCAGCAGCAGATCATCGAGGACGAAGCCAAGCGGGATGTCCGCAATCGATGGCTGCTTTCGGCGCCCGCACTTCTGATCGTGCTGCTTGCCGCGACCGGTCCCCTGCTCGTCGTCCTGGTCTATTCCTTCCTCACCCCCGGCCCCTATGGCGATGTGATCTGGAAGGGTTCGACTGATGGCTGGGTCAGCGTGCTTCTCCAGCGCGATATTTTCGATGACACGCTATCCCTCGCGGATGCGCATCTCTCGATCTTCCTGCGTTCGCTGAGGCTGTCGGTGCTGACCACGGTTCTGGCGCTTGTTCTCGGTTTTCCCACCGCCTATTTCATCGCCACGCGGCCACAGCGAACCCGCGAGCTCTGGGTCTTCCTGATCACCATCCCGTTCTGGACCAATCTTCTGATCCGCACATTCGCAATGCTGGAGATCATTCGCAACCAGGGTCTGATCAACACCGCATTGATCGAGGTCGGTGTGATTTCGTCGCCGATCCAGATGCTGTTCACCGATGGTGCCATCCTCGCCGGCATGGTCTACGTCTATCTGCCGCTGATGGTGCTGCCGCTCTATGCCAGTATGGAAAAGCTGGATTTCCGCTTGGTCGAGGCAGGCTACGATCTCTATGCCACGCCGTTCCAGGTTCTCCGCAAGATCATCATTCCACTGGTCAAGCCGGGCATGATCGCGGGTTCCATCCTGGTCTTCATCCCGTCGCTCGGCGCCTATGTCACGCCCTCGGTGCTCGGCGGCGGCAAGAACATGATGCTCGGCAATTTGATCGAGCTGCAATTCGGCCAGGGACGAAACTGGCCGCTCGGCTCGGCGATCTCGATCACCCTGATGATGATCGTCATGGTCGCGCTGCTCTTCTATGTCCGCAATGCTGGATCGGGAGCGCGCAGCCATGGCTAG
- a CDS encoding ABC transporter permease yields the protein MARSFDVRRQKGFTTIAMIAFFMLYLPIVVLVIFAFNAGENFSQWEGLSLRWFEKAINNVEVIDASIRSLQIAVIAALIATVAATLAAIATTRTTGYRGLTAKYAFLNLPLMVPEIVTAVALLIFFSRIKIWTGYSGLGYLIAAHTAFCIPFAYLPVRARLENMDMTLEKAAADLYATPFKAFRFVTLPLLWPGIIAGFMLAFVISLDDVVITEFVKSGGQDTLPTYMLGQIRRATTPEINAISTVFLLLSIAAVTIFFFINRKRA from the coding sequence ATGGCTAGAAGCTTCGATGTCCGCCGTCAGAAGGGCTTCACCACGATCGCGATGATCGCATTCTTCATGCTCTATCTGCCGATCGTCGTGCTCGTCATCTTCGCCTTCAATGCCGGCGAGAATTTCTCGCAATGGGAGGGCCTGTCGCTGCGCTGGTTCGAGAAGGCGATCAACAATGTGGAGGTGATCGACGCCTCGATCCGCTCGCTGCAGATCGCCGTCATCGCCGCCCTGATCGCCACGGTCGCCGCCACCCTCGCCGCCATCGCCACAACCAGGACAACAGGCTATCGCGGCCTGACGGCGAAATATGCCTTCCTCAACCTGCCGCTGATGGTGCCCGAGATCGTCACCGCCGTGGCGCTGTTGATATTCTTCTCGCGGATCAAGATCTGGACCGGTTATTCCGGCCTTGGCTATCTCATCGCGGCCCATACCGCATTCTGCATTCCGTTCGCCTATCTGCCGGTCCGGGCACGGCTCGAGAATATGGACATGACGCTGGAAAAGGCCGCTGCCGACCTCTACGCGACACCCTTCAAGGCCTTCCGTTTCGTCACATTGCCGCTGCTGTGGCCGGGTATCATCGCCGGCTTCATGCTGGCCTTCGTGATCTCGCTCGACGACGTCGTGATCACCGAATTCGTCAAGTCCGGCGGCCAGGATACCCTGCCGACCTACATGCTCGGCCAGATCCGCCGCGCGACGACGCCCGAGATCAATGCGATCTCCACCGTGTTCCTGCTGCTCTCGATTGCGGCGGTCACGATCTTCTTCTTCATCAATCGAAAACGTGCGTAA